A genomic stretch from Pochonia chlamydosporia 170 chromosome 4, whole genome shotgun sequence includes:
- a CDS encoding serine hydrolase FSH (similar to Metarhizium robertsii ARSEF 23 XP_007817756.1) has protein sequence MTASTDSNSPSQAPQNPNAKTDVKILMLHGYTQSGPLFRAKTRALEKLLAKVLSPLSLSPVLIYPTGPTRLLPQDMPFYTPNPDQQDDYQPDTWAWWRKDDGSGEYRYLERGMETIADAIREAGGVDGVCGFSQGGAATGLIAAALEPERAVPEGSAGEWVRKLREANGGKPAKFAVSYSGFWATPESLQFLYKPHITTPFLHYIGSLDTVVEESRSQALIDSCEFATKMVHPGGHHVPVSKEWVMPLAGFIKQHVYDTAPKAGL, from the exons ATGACCGCATCAACCGACTCCAACAGCCCATCCCAGGCGCCCCAAAACCCCAACGCAAAGACAGACGTCAAGATCCTCATGCTACACG GCTACACACAATCCGGGCCCCTCTTCCGCGCCAAAACCCGCGCCCTAGAAAAACTCCTCGCAAAAGTCCTATCCCCGCTATCTCTCTCCCCCGTGCTCATCTATCCCACTGGCCCTACCCGCCTCCTACCGCAAGACATGCCCTTCTACACGCCCAATCCAGACCAGCAAGACGACTACCAGCCCGACACGTGGGCCTGGTGGCGCAAGGACGACGGCTCAGGCGAATACCGGTATCTAGAGAGAGGCATGGAGACGATTGCAGATGCTATCCGGGAGGCAGGTGGTGTAGATGGCGTTTGCGGATTCAGTCAGGGCGGCGCTGCGACGGGTCTTATAGCCGCGGCGTTGGAACCAGAGCGCGCTGTTCCTGAGGGTTCGGCGGGAGAATGGGTGCGGAAGCTGAGGGAGGCGAATGGAGGGAAGCCGGCCAAGTTTGCGGTGTCGTATTCTGGGTTTTGGGCGACGCCGGAATCGTTGCAGTTTTTGTATAAGCCGCATATTACGACGCCATTTTTGCATTATATTGGGAGTTTGGATACGGTTGTGGAAGAGAGCAGGAGTCAGGCTTTGATTGATAGTTGTGAGTTTGCGACAAAGATGGTACATCCGGGTGGTCATCATGTTCCTGTGTCGAAGGAGTGGGTTATGCCGTTGGCGGGATTTATTAAGCAGCATGTTT